A region of Antedon mediterranea chromosome 8, ecAntMedi1.1, whole genome shotgun sequence DNA encodes the following proteins:
- the LOC140057801 gene encoding diacylglycerol O-acyltransferase 1-like translates to MAASDSEVDTNDRQLRQRHSSGKLRRVGSTTKIDDEVRQHEQQRKKQPDIPLHKPQDSLLSSGSGFSNYRGFLNLCIILLAMSNTRLVLENLIKYGILVDPISWISVFLKNPYSWPNLTLICVLNIFVFFSIGIEQLLAQGTINESVGFALKSTNIFTIVTCPVVVITMFRPNPVGSFTALGIYTQAFLKLISYHIVNRWCREATRKNKRRKRGASTPSPRMRKELKEKNFTEKEDDDGDIPKVDSTLVEYPDNINLKDMYYFLLAPTLCYELNFPRSARIRKRFLIRRIIEIVFLLQLMLGLVQQWIVPTVMNAVKPFNEMDLKRIVERILKLAIPNHFIWLLFFYSFFHSLLNLIGELIRFADREFYRDWWNSENVDYFWKNWNIPVHRWAKRHLYAPLRRKGYSSIQAAIAVFLLSAIFHEYLVSVPLHLFRLWAFAGMMAQVPIQYFTARFLHGAYGNSAVWISLIIGQPVCVLMYFHDYYVINMISATNSTTSVI, encoded by the exons atgGCAGCTTCAGATTCAGAGGTAGACACTAATGATCGTCAGTTGAGGCAGCGTCATTCTAGTGGCAAACTTAGGCGTGTTGGATCAACAACTAAAATTGATGATGAAGTTCGACAGCATGAACAACAACGTAAAAAGCAGCCTGATATTCC TTTACATAAACCACAAGATTCATTGTTGAGCAGTGGAAGTGGATTTAGCAACTATCGAGGCTTCCTTAACTTGTGCATTATTCTTTTG GCAATGTCCAATACACGTCTTGTGTTAGAAAACCTTATAAA GTATGGAATTCTGGTGGATCCTATCTCTTGGATTTCAGTTTTCTTAAAAAATCCATACAGCTGGCCTAATCTAACACTGATATGTG tacTCAATATATTTGTCTTCTTTTCTATTGGCATTGAACAATTACTGGCACAG GGCACTATAAATGAAAGTGTTGGATTCGCTCTCAAGAGCACAAATATTTTTACCATTGTGACATGTCCAGTTGTTGTAATTACAATGTTTAGACCAAATCCAG TTGGGTCTTTTACTGCACTTGGTATTTACACGCAGGCATTCTTAAAACTCATCTCATACCATATTGTGAACAGATGGTGCCGTGAAGCAACACGTAAAAACAAACGTCGTAAAAGAGGAGCCAGTACCCCATCACCCAGGATGAGAAAAGAATTGAAAGAAAAGAATTTTACTGAGAAGGAGGATGATG aTGGTGATATCCCAAAAGTTGATTCAACATTAGTGGAGTACCCTGATAATATAAACTTAAAAG ATATGTATTATTTCCTGTTGGCGCCTACTCTCTGCTATGAGTTGAATTTTCCTCGCTCGGCAAGAATTAGGAAACGCTTTCTCATCAGAAGAATCATTGAAATT GTGTTTTTGCTACAGTTGATGCTTGGCTTGGTTCAACAGTGGATTGTTCCAACTGTCATGAATGCCGTCAAACCATTTAAT GAAATGGATCTTAAACGAATTGTTGAAAGAATTCTGAAACTTGCT ATTCCAAATCACTTCATATGGCTCCTATTTTTCTACTCTTTCTTTCACTCATTGCTCAATTTAATTGGAGAATTAATTCGCTTTGCTGATAGAGAATTCTACAGGGATTGGTG GAATTCTGAAAATGTTGATTATTTTTGGAAGAATTGGAACATTCCAGTCCACAGGTGGGCCAAAAG ACATCTCTATGCACCACTGAGAAGAAAAGGATACTCATCAATTCAAGCAGCTATTGCTGTTTTTCTGTTATCAGCAATATTCCATGAG taccTCGTAAGTGTTCCATTGCACTTATTTAGGCTATGGGCTTTTGCTGGTATGATGGCACAG gtacctattcaatattttacagCCAGATTCCTGCATGGAGCATATGGCAACTCAGCTGTATGGATCTCTCTTATTATAGGTCAGCCTGTTTGTGTATTGATGTACTTCCATGATTATTATGTCATTAACATGATTTCAGCCACAAACAGTACTACATCCGTGATCTGA